One genomic window of Borreliella burgdorferi B31 includes the following:
- a CDS encoding rod shape-determining protein, with product MNLFKSFLIDIGIDLGTCNTLVYIKDYGVVMSEPSVVAIDITKGNKVVAVGRNAKKMLWKTPENIKAVRPLRDGVIADIENTEKMIKYFINQIFSRKKLFFKPRMVIGVPTCITEVERRAVKESAMNAGAREVKVIEESLAAAIGSDIPIFEPTGHMVCDIGGGTTEISVISLGGMVVSRAIRTGGDEFDESIIKYMRNSHNIIIGQQTAEKLKIKIGNVYPDIQNLRVEKIDIKGTDAVTGLPRKQLVDSMEVRESLQEPINVVVDEVKRTLGATPPELATDIVERGIILTGGGALLKGLNRLLSKETGVPVYVADNPLLSVAVGAGLFYDYANRIDISKNIYSFINE from the coding sequence TTGAATTTGTTTAAGTCTTTTTTGATAGATATTGGCATTGATCTTGGAACATGTAATACATTGGTTTATATTAAAGATTATGGCGTGGTTATGAGCGAGCCTTCTGTTGTTGCAATAGATATAACCAAAGGTAATAAAGTTGTTGCGGTTGGTAGAAATGCTAAAAAAATGCTTTGGAAAACTCCAGAAAATATTAAAGCCGTACGCCCACTTAGAGATGGAGTTATTGCTGACATTGAGAATACAGAGAAGATGATCAAATATTTTATTAATCAAATTTTTTCTCGTAAAAAATTATTTTTTAAGCCGAGAATGGTAATAGGTGTTCCAACTTGTATTACAGAGGTTGAGCGAAGAGCTGTAAAAGAGAGCGCAATGAATGCCGGTGCAAGAGAAGTTAAAGTAATAGAAGAATCTCTTGCAGCTGCTATTGGATCTGATATTCCTATTTTTGAACCTACAGGTCATATGGTGTGTGATATTGGGGGTGGAACTACAGAAATATCTGTTATTTCTCTTGGCGGCATGGTTGTAAGTAGAGCAATTAGGACTGGTGGTGACGAATTTGATGAGAGCATAATAAAGTATATGAGAAATTCTCATAATATTATAATTGGTCAACAGACAGCAGAAAAATTGAAAATTAAGATAGGAAATGTATATCCCGATATTCAAAATTTAAGGGTAGAAAAAATAGACATTAAGGGTACAGATGCTGTAACTGGTCTTCCTAGAAAGCAACTTGTTGATTCTATGGAAGTAAGAGAGTCTTTGCAAGAACCTATAAATGTTGTTGTGGATGAAGTTAAGCGCACTCTTGGTGCAACTCCCCCAGAGCTTGCTACAGACATTGTTGAGCGTGGCATTATTTTGACAGGGGGAGGGGCTCTTCTTAAGGGTTTAAATAGACTTCTTTCAAAAGAGACTGGAGTTCCTGTTTATGTTGCAGACAATCCGCTTCTCTCGGTAGCTGTTGGTGCCGGGTTATTTTATGATTATGCCAATAGAATAGATATTAGTAAAAATATTTACAGTTTTATCAATGAATAA
- the mrdA gene encoding penicillin-binding protein 2 codes for MGVITNFRYKFGIFFLIVIMVLYLAILFQMQIGKHLFYDREANVFLSRLEKINASRGEILDSNSNVLANNLTMFILKISLQQYYNMPAATRIEMIDFLSSTLDIDKSIILSKLQEPGGYLKDVEIIELTPKMLFKISEKKFYYPALLWTYSFKRNYLVDDSYSHSIGYVGQINQRELRTFYNVSGYDNTSTIGKLGVEQVYDNYIRGQEGLIKYKVDSKERRIDDGSIIKNMVPGNDVVLNINKDIQDLAKNALGKRYGSVVVLKPSTGAVLALHNYPYYSMKDVYNKDNKEDYSFLNKAIQSVYPPASIFKLVVAAAILEERVIDKDRKIYCPGYFKVGNRIFHCWKPGGHGYVNLEEAIAHSSNVYFYTLGLKYLGVDRIRKYAKEFGFGEKTGIDLPNEVAGLLPSPEWKEKTFNQPWVGGDTVNFSIGQGFLNATPMQIVNMVAMIANEGVVYKPRIVNKILKGGTNKVVLENKPEILRKTNLISKNTFKLLKKYMRSVITYGTARYAVLTKAVEVGGKTGTGQTGIDGFENSSFIGLAPYNGSADNQIIVFSLVEAKSNVDWWPAKSTDLIMQGIFANQSYEDILKGYRPWYIR; via the coding sequence GTGGGTGTTATAACAAATTTTAGATACAAGTTCGGCATATTTTTTTTAATAGTAATTATGGTGCTTTATTTGGCGATTTTATTCCAAATGCAAATTGGTAAGCATTTGTTTTATGACAGAGAAGCCAATGTTTTTTTATCAAGATTGGAAAAAATCAATGCCTCAAGAGGTGAAATTTTGGATTCTAATTCCAATGTTTTGGCAAATAATTTAACTATGTTTATCTTAAAGATAAGCTTACAACAGTATTACAATATGCCTGCTGCTACTAGAATTGAGATGATAGATTTTTTATCAAGCACTCTAGATATTGATAAATCAATTATTTTGTCTAAACTTCAAGAGCCTGGTGGATATCTTAAAGATGTTGAAATAATTGAACTTACCCCAAAGATGCTTTTCAAAATTTCTGAAAAAAAGTTTTATTATCCTGCTCTTTTGTGGACCTATTCTTTTAAGCGTAACTATTTAGTTGACGATTCATATTCTCATTCAATCGGTTATGTTGGGCAAATAAATCAAAGAGAACTTAGGACGTTTTACAATGTTAGTGGGTATGATAATACTTCTACGATTGGAAAGTTGGGCGTTGAACAAGTTTATGATAATTACATTAGAGGGCAAGAGGGATTAATAAAATACAAGGTAGATTCTAAGGAGAGAAGAATAGACGATGGTTCTATTATAAAAAATATGGTGCCCGGTAATGATGTTGTGCTTAATATCAATAAAGATATTCAAGATCTTGCTAAGAATGCTTTAGGCAAAAGGTATGGTTCTGTTGTAGTATTAAAACCATCAACAGGTGCTGTTCTTGCTCTTCACAATTATCCTTATTATTCTATGAAAGATGTTTACAATAAAGATAATAAGGAAGATTACTCTTTTTTAAATAAAGCAATTCAATCTGTTTACCCGCCTGCGTCTATTTTTAAATTAGTTGTTGCTGCTGCCATTCTTGAAGAAAGAGTTATAGACAAAGATCGTAAAATTTATTGTCCTGGATATTTTAAAGTTGGAAATAGAATTTTTCATTGCTGGAAGCCCGGAGGTCATGGGTATGTTAATTTAGAAGAGGCGATTGCACATTCTTCTAATGTTTATTTTTATACACTTGGGCTTAAGTATCTTGGAGTTGATAGAATTAGAAAATATGCAAAAGAATTTGGGTTTGGAGAAAAAACAGGAATTGATTTGCCAAATGAAGTAGCTGGCCTTCTTCCTAGTCCTGAGTGGAAAGAAAAAACTTTTAATCAGCCTTGGGTAGGAGGAGATACTGTAAATTTTTCAATAGGTCAAGGATTTTTAAATGCTACTCCTATGCAGATTGTTAATATGGTTGCTATGATTGCAAATGAAGGTGTTGTATATAAACCTAGAATTGTAAATAAAATTTTAAAAGGTGGTACTAATAAGGTTGTTCTTGAAAATAAACCAGAAATATTAAGAAAGACAAATCTTATTAGTAAAAACACATTTAAACTTCTGAAAAAATATATGAGAAGTGTTATAACTTATGGTACAGCAAGATATGCAGTTCTTACCAAAGCTGTTGAGGTTGGAGGAAAAACAGGTACTGGTCAAACTGGAATAGATGGTTTTGAAAATAGTTCTTTTATTGGACTTGCCCCTTATAACGGTTCAGCTGATAATCAAATTATTGTTTTTAGTTTGGTTGAGGCAAAAAGTAATGTGGATTGGTGGCCTGCAAAATCTACAGATTTAATAATGCAAGGCATTTTTGCAAATCAAAGTTATGAAGATATTCTTAAAGGTTATAGGCCGTGGTATATTAGGTAG
- a CDS encoding zinc ribbon domain-containing protein, with protein MENNIDTLKKLEVIYKSKFELEERRKSIPKYLEAKKNQIEELSKVLVDLQQKFKEYQKEDSALKLDIQDINSRKSKAEEKIDSIKTQREYEALEKELQVIIDDEVTIRKKMTHVNGLKTKIEKEILDVNEKHIKEEECFRAESSSFELELLEIEKKLLEIESEELNCASKMNEDFLFKFQRIIRNKSNGVVPLVNNVCKGCHMILPIEFANKVRREPNDIKFCPYCSRILYYQDKVQISDEIIPGSLADLVE; from the coding sequence ATGGAAAACAATATTGATACATTAAAAAAACTTGAAGTTATATATAAATCTAAGTTTGAGCTTGAAGAAAGGCGAAAAAGTATTCCCAAGTATTTGGAGGCGAAAAAAAATCAGATTGAAGAATTGTCGAAAGTTCTTGTTGATTTGCAACAAAAGTTTAAGGAGTATCAAAAAGAAGACTCTGCTTTAAAGTTAGATATTCAAGATATTAATTCAAGAAAGAGCAAGGCTGAAGAAAAAATTGATAGCATTAAAACGCAAAGAGAATATGAGGCTCTTGAAAAAGAACTTCAGGTTATTATTGACGATGAAGTTACAATTAGAAAAAAGATGACACATGTTAATGGGCTTAAAACTAAAATAGAAAAGGAAATATTAGATGTCAACGAGAAGCACATCAAAGAAGAGGAATGTTTTAGAGCTGAAAGCAGTAGTTTTGAGCTGGAGCTTTTAGAAATTGAAAAGAAACTTTTAGAAATAGAGAGTGAAGAGTTAAATTGTGCTTCTAAAATGAATGAAGATTTTTTATTTAAATTTCAAAGAATAATAAGAAATAAATCAAATGGAGTTGTGCCTTTGGTTAACAATGTTTGCAAAGGTTGTCATATGATACTTCCTATTGAATTTGCAAATAAAGTAAGACGTGAGCCCAACGATATTAAATTTTGTCCTTATTGCAGCAGAATACTTTATTATCAGGATAAAGTTCAGATAAGCGATGAAATAATTCCTGGTAGTTTAGCAGATCTTGTTGAATAA
- a CDS encoding tetratricopeptide repeat protein, whose amino-acid sequence MEIRYLRYIFYSFMIFIFIFLIYYILSYFKSFSSSYLKAGPTEVDLLLLWDKKEYKEIIDYAENDIKNHRFDFNLNLLLGFSYFYYSLIVNEGYLKGEFLDKSIERLRFLISINDGVSISPLYYILGKAYSHKGEFYSELAVKFLKKALNADNFDFMNIREDIFEYLGYSYQLLRDYKSSLKFFEKAFNENKSDLVLWSLAYVNYKLNDINKSIEYIKKIIEEEKRKLSKGEKTDENLIQKVYLLYGDILLDKGDYDSAFNYYNKVLEINSSNSSVYVKIGDIYRKKDKDYPKARKYWREALNLNPYLEAARERLGITLEDF is encoded by the coding sequence ATGGAAATAAGATATTTAAGATATATTTTTTACTCATTTATGATTTTCATTTTCATTTTTTTAATTTATTACATTTTATCATATTTTAAATCTTTTTCTAGTTCTTATTTAAAGGCAGGTCCAACAGAAGTTGATTTGCTTTTACTCTGGGATAAAAAAGAATATAAAGAAATAATAGATTATGCTGAGAATGACATTAAAAATCATAGATTTGATTTTAATTTGAATTTACTTTTAGGATTTTCATATTTTTATTATTCTTTAATAGTAAATGAAGGGTATTTAAAAGGAGAGTTTTTAGATAAATCCATAGAAAGACTAAGATTTTTAATTTCTATAAATGATGGAGTCTCCATAAGCCCTTTGTATTACATATTGGGAAAGGCATATTCTCATAAAGGAGAGTTTTATAGCGAGCTTGCTGTAAAATTTTTAAAGAAGGCCTTAAATGCCGATAATTTTGATTTCATGAACATTAGAGAAGATATTTTTGAATATTTGGGATATTCGTATCAGCTTTTAAGAGATTACAAATCTAGTTTGAAGTTTTTTGAAAAAGCTTTTAATGAAAATAAATCTGATTTAGTGCTTTGGAGTTTGGCTTATGTTAATTATAAGTTGAATGATATAAACAAAAGCATTGAGTATATAAAAAAAATAATAGAAGAAGAGAAAAGAAAATTATCAAAGGGTGAGAAAACGGATGAAAATTTAATTCAAAAGGTATATTTGCTTTATGGAGACATTCTATTAGATAAAGGCGATTATGACAGTGCTTTTAATTACTATAATAAAGTTCTAGAAATTAATAGTTCAAATTCTAGCGTTTATGTTAAAATAGGAGATATATATAGAAAGAAAGATAAAGATTATCCTAAAGCTAGAAAATACTGGAGAGAAGCTCTCAATCTTAATCCTTATTTAGAAGCAGCAAGAGAGAGGCTTGGAATTACTTTGGAAGACTTTTAG
- the mreC gene encoding rod shape-determining protein MreC — MNFLVKFKNFIKVLLVLIVSLVFMIHDSSSIQKRRSDNFLFFTLNSYIQSRMHGVFSFISNVFKTVNEYKNYKDKIEFYKKRIQQLEIVTQNIQSLRQENVRLKEQLNFYSSSSSDFISAEIIYLNYSNISTLMAINKGFNDGIEKDMIAVAYQDGFSGLVGKVVKVYSNTAKILPLTNYENFVSARIQSSRFIGLIEGNGYGKKLEMNYVNRLAEKDLKIGDSIVTAGFSEYPVGIYIGKITNFHILDYNSLLKIEVEPAIVLDKLEYVFLVKNNKEIGE; from the coding sequence ATGAATTTTCTTGTCAAATTCAAGAATTTTATCAAAGTACTTTTGGTATTGATAGTTTCTCTTGTTTTTATGATTCATGATTCAAGCAGCATTCAAAAGAGAAGATCAGATAATTTTTTGTTTTTTACTCTTAATTCTTATATTCAAAGCAGAATGCATGGGGTTTTTAGTTTTATTTCCAATGTTTTTAAAACTGTAAATGAATACAAAAATTACAAGGACAAGATAGAATTTTATAAAAAAAGGATACAACAGCTTGAAATAGTCACTCAGAATATACAGTCACTAAGGCAAGAGAATGTTCGTCTTAAAGAGCAATTAAATTTTTATTCGTCAAGCTCTAGCGATTTTATTTCGGCAGAGATTATATATCTAAACTATTCAAACATATCGACTTTAATGGCTATTAATAAAGGATTCAATGATGGGATAGAAAAAGATATGATAGCAGTTGCATATCAGGATGGATTTAGTGGCCTTGTAGGCAAAGTTGTAAAGGTTTATTCTAATACTGCTAAAATTTTGCCTTTAACTAATTATGAAAATTTTGTGTCCGCAAGGATTCAAAGTAGTAGGTTTATAGGCCTTATAGAAGGCAATGGTTATGGTAAAAAACTTGAAATGAATTACGTTAATAGACTTGCTGAAAAAGATTTAAAAATAGGGGATTCTATTGTTACTGCTGGATTTAGTGAATATCCAGTTGGTATTTATATTGGAAAGATTACAAATTTTCATATTCTTGATTATAATTCTCTTTTAAAAATAGAAGTAGAGCCAGCTATAGTTTTAGATAAGCTTGAGTATGTTTTTCTTGTTAAAAACAACAAAGAGATTGGTGAATAA
- the mreD gene encoding rod shape-determining protein MreD, with protein MATFFTYFISSAFLGKIFQHYFATYFYFSIDIFLIFLVFNSLNFIFNVGLLSSILYGLLMDYFTGLPLGFFVFGYTIIFYFNNKIKLFMPKNMLSMTIFFILSKIILWFLAIVFYDFVDLKSFNYSIFNLDLFVNIMSINFLYPIQNYFTRNFYSFKEDY; from the coding sequence ATGGCAACATTTTTTACATATTTTATTTCCAGCGCATTTTTAGGCAAAATTTTTCAACACTATTTTGCAACTTATTTTTATTTTTCAATAGATATTTTTTTAATTTTTCTAGTTTTTAATTCTTTGAATTTTATTTTTAATGTGGGATTATTATCTAGCATTTTATATGGTCTTCTTATGGATTATTTTACAGGATTACCACTTGGATTTTTTGTTTTTGGGTATACGATAATATTTTATTTTAACAATAAAATAAAATTATTCATGCCCAAAAATATGCTTAGCATGACAATATTTTTTATTCTTTCAAAAATTATATTATGGTTTTTAGCTATTGTGTTTTATGATTTTGTAGACTTAAAATCTTTTAATTATTCAATTTTCAACCTTGATCTTTTTGTAAATATAATGTCTATTAACTTTTTATATCCAATTCAAAATTATTTTACTAGAAATTTTTATTCTTTTAAAGAGGATTATTAG